One genomic segment of Procambarus clarkii isolate CNS0578487 chromosome 34, FALCON_Pclarkii_2.0, whole genome shotgun sequence includes these proteins:
- the LOC138370921 gene encoding uncharacterized protein translates to MHSKLQLFDNLISIHKANTNIAATASQNQTQPDVKLPSLSLPTLSGTEDESWDNFWNKFVDSVDSNANVAKTTKFTYLQGVSKNEALNVVCNLTFTDDGYDNAVQLLKDNYAKPERTFRLLTQKLLDINLPDSTADSLQAFRLELESLLKALKNKVNLDESDWIIQVHMKRKLPSDVLDKLFVLYNKSSLTVKEISEGLHSIIERQRDNPDGKATSKPSSTTNSKPQSTNCTPNKSKTTSPSPKWKQGSVGTYAVGPSKPTVNVSPKPVTPQDAVNVWKPYVFCEQPHSIYHCKTYPDRATCIK, encoded by the coding sequence ATGCATTCAAAGTTACAACTCTTTGACAATTTAATATCCATACATAAGGCCAATACAAATATTGCAGCCACAGCTTCCCAAAACCAGACACAACCAGACGTCAAATTACCATCACTCAGTCTCCCAACTTTATCTGGTACAGAGGACGAGAGTTGGGACaacttctggaacaaatttgttgattctgtggattctaatgccaaTGTAGCAAAGACAACAAAATTTACATATTTGCAAGGTGTCTCAAAGAATGAAGCGTTAAATGTGGTCTGTAATCTGACCTTTACTGATGACGGTTATGACAATGCCGTACAGCTccttaaggataattatgctaagcCAGAAAGGACTTTCAGACTTCTAACCCAGAAGCTGTTGGATATTAACCTTCCAGATAGTACAGctgactcactccaagcctttagaTTGGAACTTGAGTCCTTGCTCAAGGCACTTAAGAACAAGGTCAACTTGGACGAATCCGACTGGATAATCCAAGTCCATATGAAACGCAAATTACCCAGTGacgtactggataagttgtttgtcttATATAACAAATCTTCTCTGACTGTAAAGGAGATATCCGAAGGTTTGCATTCCATCATAGAAAGACAAAGAGATAACCCAGATGGAAAAGCGACATCTAAACCTTCTTCTACcactaatagtaaaccacagagtacaaactgtactccaaataaatctaaaacaacttccccctccccaaagtggaaacaaggcagtgtaggcacatatgcagttggtccctccaaacctacagttaatgtGTCACCCAAACCAGTGACTCCCCAAGATGCTGTTAACGTCTGGAAACCATATGTGTTCTGTGAACAACCACATTCCATATACCATTGCAAAACTTACCCCGATCGTGCTACATGCATAAAATGA